A genome region from Sander vitreus isolate 19-12246 chromosome 21, sanVit1, whole genome shotgun sequence includes the following:
- the stx4 gene encoding syntaxin-4, which produces MRDRTKELGNNAEASDEDEEGRALMIKPGTSSAKEEKENDAFFKKVQEIHEGLQSLKKMVSNLENKQRTVLGVALPEESMKKELQTLREEIKTLASQIQRKLKSIEPKKGEEDGKYIPVNVRMQRTQHGVLSREFVELMGKCNTIQSEYRDRNVERIQRQLKITGNNVTEEELDVMLESGQTDVFTQNILIDAQATRQALNEIESRHDEILKLERSIRDLHDMFQYLAMEVEAQGEMVNRIETNIKHSSDYVEKAKENTEKAVTYQQKARKKKLWIAICCAILLLILIISLVTTFGT; this is translated from the exons ATGCGGGACCGAACTAAAGAATTAGGAAAT AATGCGGAGGCGTCagatgaggatgaggagggcAGAGCGCTCATGATCAAACCTGGAACCTCTTCAGccaaagaggagaaggagaatgaCGCCTTCTTTAAAAAG GTGCAAGAAATCCATGAGGGGCTGCAGAGTCTCAAAAAGATGGTGTCTAACCTGGAGAACAAACAGAGAACTGTGCTGGGGGTGGCACTGCCGGAGGAGA GTATGAAGAAAGAGCTCCAGACACTCCGAGAGGAGATCAAAACGTTGGCCAGTCAGATCCAGAGAAAACTGAAGA GTATTGAACCGAAGAAGGGAGAGGAGGACGGAAAATATATACCCGTAAACGTTCGGATGCAACGGACCCAG CACGGCGTTCTGTCGAGGGAGTTTGTGGAGCTGATGGGTAAATGTAACACCATCCAGTCCGAGTACAGAGACCGGAACGTGGAGAGAATACAGAGACAACTCAAAATCA CTGGGAACAACGTGACCGAAGAAGAGCTGGATGTGATGCTCGAGAGTGGGCAGACGGATGTTTTCACCCAAAAT ATCCTGATTGACGCTCAAGCTACGAGGCAGGCTCTGAATGAGATCGAGTCGCGGCACGACGAGATCCTGAAGCTGGAGCGGAGCATCAGAGACCTGCACGACATGTTCCAGTACCTCGCCATGGAGGTGGAGGCTCAG GGGGAGATGGTGAACCGGATTGAAACCAACATCAAACACTCGTCTGACTACGTGGAGAAAGCAAAGGAAAACACGGAGAAAGCGGTCACGTATCAGCAGAAAGCACGCAAG AAAAAGTTGTGGATAGCGATCTGTTGTgccatcctcctcctcatcctaatcatttcattggtcaccACCTTCGGCACCTAG